The DNA window GGGTCGGCCGCGGCGAAGCCCTGGCCCGGATCGTGCCGACCGAACGCCTGCACGGCGACGCCGCCGGCCACCATTTCCATCCGGCCATGCTCGACGCCTGCTTCCAGACCCTGCTGACGCCGCAGATCCTGCAGCAAGCCGAAGACGGCCCCGCAGACACCGGCATTCGCTTGCCGCTGTCGATCGAGGAAGTGCGCACCGACGCGATCGGCGACCGCGCCCTGTGGGTGCATGCCAGCGTGCGCCACGACGGCGGCGACGAGCTGATCGGCGACATCGCCGTCTACGACGAGCATGGCGCGCCGCTCGGCCATGTCGCCGGCTTCCGCGCCGCCAACGTCGAGAACGCCAGCGCCAAGGTCAACCTGGCGACGATCGACAACTGGCTGGCCGAAACCCGCTGGGTCGAACTGCCGCCGATCGCGGCCGCCGACGAAACCGTCGCTGCAGCCGTAGACGAAGCGGCGCCGGCCGACGAGAGCGCCGCGGCGGGCTGGCTGATCCTCGCCGACGCCCAGGGCGTGGGCGACGAACTGGCGACGCTGGCCCAGGCGCGCGGCGAGCGCGTGCACATCGTCCGCCCCGGCAAGCGCTACAAGCTGGAAAAGGATCTGCGCGAATCGACCGTGGTGCCGGGTGCGTTCAAGGACCTGCAGCGCCTGTTCGCCGACCTGGCCAAGGCCGGTGAAGGCGCGTTCGCCCGGGTCGTGCACTTGTGGAATCTCGACCAGCCGCACCTGGAACAGGTCGACGCGACCGAACTCAAGGCCGGCAACGCCCGCGGCGCCTATTCGCTCATCGCGCTGAGCCAATCGCTGCTGGCTTCGCAGCCCGATGCGCGTCTGCACGTGGCGACCCGCGCCGCGCAGGCGGTGGCCGACCGCGACGACGTCGAACCGCTGGGCGCGCCGGCCTGGGGCATCGGCCGGGTGTTGTGGTATCAGGAACTGGTCGCCCAGCGCGGCAAGCTGATCGACCTGCAGGCCGCCGGCGAGGAAACCGCGGAGGCCGCCGACGCCGCGCGCCGCAGCGAAGCCCAGGCCCTGCTCGCCGAAGTGCTGCAGCAAGACGAGGACGAGATCGCCCTGCGCGACGGCAAGCGCTACACCAGCCGTCTGCAGCCGGCCGCTGGGCTGAACAAGCCGTTGCCGTTGCGCCTGCGCGCCGACGGCGCCTACCTGGTGACCGGCGCGTTCGGCGCGCTGGGCCGCCTGCTCTGCCGCACCCTGGTCAAGCGCGGCGCGCGCAAGCTGATCCTGGTCGGCCGCAGCAAACTGCCGCCGCGCGCGCAATGGCGCGACACCGATCCGGCCAGCGCGATCGGCCGCAACGTACGCTTCATCAAGCAGTTGGAGCTGCTCGGCGCCGAACCGATCCTGGCCCAGCTCGACGTCACCGACGAAGGCGCGCTGGCAGCCTGGCTGCAGGACTACAAGCAACGCGACCTGCCGCCGATCCGCGGCGCTTTCCACCTGGCCGGCCAGGTCCGCGACACCCTGCTCGGCGAAATGACCCGCGATGCCTTCGACCCGGTCTACGACCCCAAGGTGATCGGCGGCTGGCTGCTGCATCGGCACCTGATCGACCAGCCGCTGGAGCACTTCGTCCTGTTCGCCTCGATCGCTTCGCTGGTGACCACCGCCGGCCAGACCAACTACGCCGCCGGCAACGCCTTCCTCGACGCCCTCGCCCACCATCGCCGCGCGCTCGGCCTGCCGGCGCTGAGCCTGGACTGGGGCCCGTGGGCCACCGGCATGATCGAAGAACTCGGCCTGATCGACCATTACCGCAACAGCCGCGGCATGAGCTCGCTCTCGCCCGACGCCGGCATGGACGTGCTCGAACGCGTCATCGGCCAGGACCGCGCCCAGTTGTTGGTCGCGACCGTGGTCGACTGGCCGATCTTCCTCGCCTGGTACGCCTCGCCGCCGCCGTTGGTGAGCGAACTGGCCAAGCACGGCGCCGGCGCCGACAGCGGCGAGCGCGGCAGCTTCGTCGAAACCTTCCGCGCCGCCGATGGCGACACCCGCCGGCGCCTGCTCGACGAGCGCTTCCACGCCCTGATCGCCCAGGTGATGCGGATCAAGAGCGAGCAGATCGACACCGACGCCAGCCTCAACGCGCTCGGCCTGGATTCGCTGCTGGCGATGGAGCTGCGCGCGCGCATCCACACCGAGCTCAAGGTCGCCCTGCCGGTGGTCACCCTGCTCAGCAGCAGCTCGATCGGCACCCTCGGCGACCAGCTCTACGCCGGCCTGGCCGAACTGGTCGCGGGCGACGGCGAAGACGCCGGCGACTCGGGCTTCGTCGCCCACGGCGACGAAACCCGTTACCCGCTGACCCAGAACCAGAACGCGCTGTGGTTCCTCAAGCAGCTCAACCCCGACGGCTTCGCCTACAACATCGGCGGCGCGGTGGAGGTACGCACCGAACTGGAACCGGAACTGATGTTCGAGGCCGTGCGCCGGCTGATCGCGCGCCATCCCAGCCTGCGCGCGAACTTCATGCTCGACCAGGGCCAGGCGGTGCAGAAGATCTCGGCCGAAGGCAAGCACGACCTGGCCCTGTTCGACGTCCAGGACAAGCCCTGGGACGAGGTCTACCAGCAGATCATCCGCGAGTACCGCAAGCCCTACGACCTCGAGCACGACCCGCTGGTGCGCTTCCGCCTGTTCAAGCGCGGCAAGGACCGCTGGGTGATCATGAAGGCCGTCCACCACATCATTTCGGACGCGATCTCCACCTTCACCTTCATCGAGGAACTGCTGGAGATCTACGAGGGCCTGCGCCGCGGCGAACAGGTCGAGCTGGCGCCGGTGCGCGCGCGCTATCTCGATTTCCTCAACTGGCAGAACCGTTTCCTCGCCACCCGCGACGCGGCCAAGATGCTGGACTACTGGCAGGACCACCTGCCCGCGCAGGTGCCGATCCTCAACCTGCCGACCGACAAGCCGCGCCCGATCGTGCAGACCCACAACGGCGCATCGGAGTTCTTCGCCCTCGACCCCGAGCTCAGCGCGCGCATCCACCAGCTGGCGCGCGACAACGGCGTCACCGTGTTCATGGTGCTGCTGAGCGCCTACTACCTGTTGCTGCACCGCTACACCGGACAGGACGACGTGATCGTCGGCAGCCCGGTCATGGGCCGCACCCAGGAGGAGTTCGCCCAGGTCTACGGCTACTTCGTCAATCCGCTGCCGTTGCACGTCAACCTGGCTTCGCAGCCGAACATCGCCGAGCTGCTGGCGCAGGTGCAGCGCATCGTGCTCAACGGCCTGGACAACCAGGAGTACCCGTTCGTGCTGCTGGTCGAGAAGCTCGGCCTGCAGCACGATCCGAGCCGCTCGGCGGTGTTCCAGGCGATGTTCATCCTGCTCGCGCACAAGGTCGCGACCGAGAAATACGGCTATCGCCTGGAGTACATCGAACTGCCGGAAGAGGAAGGCCAGTTCGACCTGACCCTGTCGGCCTACGAGGACGAAGCCGACCAGCGCTTCCACTGCGTGTTCAAGTACAACACCGACCTGTTCCTACCACAGACCATGCAGCGCCTGGCCGGACACTACGTCAACCTGCTCGAGGAACTGACCCGGGCCCCGGCCACGACCTCGATCGCCCGGCTGCGCTTGCTCGGCGACGACGAGCGCCGCACGGTGCTGGAACAGTGGAGCGGCGCGGCCGACACCGTCGCCGCCGATCGCCCGGCGCACGAACTGATCGGCGAGATCGCCCGCGCCCGTCCCGACGCGATCGCGGTGTCGGCGCCGAGCGAATCCGGCGCGGTGCGCCAGCTCGGCTACGGCGAGTTGGAGCGGCGCTCCAACCGCCTGGCGCGCAAGCTGCGCGAGCTCGGCGTCGGCGAAGGCACCGTGGTGGCGTTGTGCCTGGACAAGTCGCCCGAGCTGATCGTGACCCTGCTGGCCGTGCTCAAGGCCGGCGGCGCCTACCTGCCGCTGGACCCGGACTACCCCGCTGAGCGCCTGGCCTATATGGCCACGCACGCCGAGGCCAGATTCGCCGTGGTCGACGAAACCCGCCGCGCGCGCCTGGCCGGCTGGGGCGGCGAGGTGCTGACCCCGGACGACCTGCACCTGATCGCCGACGCCGACACCGACGCCTCGGCCCTGGATCTGGCCGTGCCGCTGTCCGCGACCGCCTACGTCATCTACACCTCCGGCTCCACCGGCAAGCCCAAGGCGGTGCGGGTCACCCACGCCAACCTGGCCTCGGCCTACGCCGGCTGGCAGCGCGAATACCGCTTGGGCGAGACCCAGGCCCATCTGCAGATGGCCAGCTTCTCCTTCGACGTGTTCGCCGGCGACCTGGTGCGGGCGCTGTGCTCCGGCGCCAAGCTGGTGCTGGTGCCGCGCGAACTGCTGTTCAACACCGAGCGCCTGTACCGGACCATGCTCGACGAGCGGGTCGACGCCGCCGAGTTCGTGCCGGCGGTGGTGCGCTCGGTGATGGACTATTGCGAACGCGAAGGCAAGCGCCTGGACTTCATGCGCCTGCTCGCGGTCGGCTCGGACGTGTGGAAGGTGGAGGAGTACCGGCGCCTGCGCGCCCTGGCCGGGCCGTCCAGCCGGGTGGTGAACTCCTACGGCCTCAGCGAAGCGACCATCGACAGCACCTACTTCGAAGGCCCGACCGACGACCTCGATCCCAGCCGCATGGTGCCGATCGGCCGGCCGTTCCCGAACAGCGAGCTGTACATCCTCGATGCGCACCGCCAGCCGGTGCCGGCCGGGGTGCCGGGCGAGCTGTGGATCGGCGGCGCCGGCGTCAGCGCCGGCTACGTCGGCGACGATGCGCAGACCGCGCAGCGCTTCGTCGAGCTCGAACTCGGCGACGGCCGCCTGCGCCGGCTGTACCGCACGGGCGATCTGGCGCGCTGGAGCGCGTCCGGCGAAGTGCAACTGATCGGCCGCGTCGACAGCCAGGTCAAGGTGCGCGGGCACCGGGTCGAGATCGGCGAGATCGAATCCCAGCTCGCCGCCTGGCCGGCGATCCGCGAAGCGGTGCTGACCGTGCGCGAAGACGGCCGCGGCGAAGCCTCGCTGTGCGCCTATTGCGTGCCGGCCGAATCCGGCGTGGCCTTGAACTGGCGCGCGCTGCGCGAGCATCTGGCCAGCTATCTGCCGACCTTCATGATCCCGGCGCGCTTCGTCCAGCTCGACGCCCTGCCCTTGTCGGCCAACGGCAAGGTCGACCTGGCCGCGCTGCCGGCCCCGGACGCCAACGCCGGCGCGGCCGAGTTCGAGCCGCCGACCACCCTGTTCGAACTGCGCATGGCCGAACACTGGCAACGCCTGCTCGGCCTGGAGCAGGTCGGCCTGCAGGACGACTTCTTCGAGGTCGGCGGCAGCTCGATCAAGCTGATCGAACTGATCTACAACCTGCAGACCGAGTTCAACATCGCCATCGCGGTCAGCCAGCTGTTCAAGGTCACCACCTTGCACGGCATGGCCAAGACCGTAGAAGCGATCAGCACCGGCCGCATCGCCGGCGCCCAGCCCTACCTGCGCTTCAACGTCGGCCACGGCCAGACCATCTTCTGCTTCCCGCCCGCCGGCGGCCACGGCCTGGTCTACCGTCAGCTCGCGGTGCATCTGCCGGAGTACGAGTTCGTCTCGTTCAACTACATCCTCGGCGACGAGAAGGTGGCCAGCTACGCCGACCTGATCGAAGGCATCCATGCCGACGGCCACTGCACCCTGTTCGGCTACTCGCTGGGCGGCAACCTCGCCTTCGAAGTAGCCAAGGAACTGGAGCGCCGCGGCCGCGAGGTGCCGAACGTGGTGATCATGGACTCGTACCGGATCCCGGAGTCGTTCGAACTCGGCAACGAGCACTTCGAGGCCTTCGAACGCGAACTCAGCGAACATCTGCGCAAGCACACCGGTTCGGACATCGTCGCCGAGGAAACCCTGCAGCAGGCCAAGGACTACATCCGCTTCTGCAGCCAGACCCCAAACACCGGCGTGATCTCGGCCCCGGTCAGCGTGATCTCGGACGAAGACAAGGTGGTGTTCTACGGCAACGGCCAGCGCGGCACCTGGCACGGCAGCTCCAGCACCCGCACCGAAGTGTTCAAGGGCTTCGGCAAGCACGCCGACATGCTCGACCAGGACTACATCGCGCTCAACGCCGCGCTGGCGCGCGGCATCCTGGTCGGGGAGGTCAGCGATGCCGGCTGATTCCGGACACCGCCCCGAAGCGCCGGCGCCCGCCGGCGCCAAATCCCCCGTCGGGCCGCGCTGGGAGGCGCGCGCCCGCGGTCCCGGCGACAAGCCGCGCGTGATCGTGATCGGCGCCGGCGTGGCCGGCCTGGCCTCGGGCTGCTACGGCCAGATGAGCGGCATGGAAACCCGCATCTTCGAAAAGCACGTGTTGCCGGGCGGATGCTGCACCGCCTGGTCGCGCCAGGGCTACATCTTCGATTACTGCATCGAATGGCTCAACGGCACCGCGGTCGGCAACGACGCCAACCGGGTCTGGCGCGAACTGGGCGCGCTAGACGGCAAGTCGATCCGCCTGTTCGACAGCTTCAACACCGTCAGCGACGAGCACGGCCGCTCGGTCACCTTCTACAACGACCCCGACCGGCTCGAACGCCATCTGATCGAACTGTCGCCGGTCGACGCCCCCCTGATCCGGCAGTTCTGCGCGGACTTGCGCCGCTTCGCCGGCATGGCCTTGCATCCGTTCCTGAAACCTCCGCCGCTGGAGAACTGGCGCGACAAATACGCCACCCTGCGCCAGGTGTTGCCGGCGTTCCGGCTGTTCTGGCGCAACGGCGCGACCCAGATGAACGATTTCGCCGACCGTTTCCAGGACCCGTTGCTGCGGCGCGGCTTGCGCAACATCTTCTTCCAGGACCCGGGCAATTTCTCGCTGGTGCCCTACCTGTACAACATCGCCGAGGCGCACAACGGCAACGTCGGTTTCCCGCAGGGCGGCTCGCTCGGGCTGTCGCGCTCGATCGAGTCGCGCTACCTCGAACTGGGCGGGCGCATCGATTACCGCGCCCGGGTCAGCCGGATCCTGGTCGAGAACGGGCGCGCGGTCGGTATCGAGCTCAAGAACGGCGAACGCCACTACGCCGATCACGTGATCGCCGCCTGCGACGGCCTGACCGCACTGCGCAGCCTGCTCGACGGCAAGTACGGCAATCCACGCGTGGACAAGCTCTACGACCAGGTGCTCGATCGGCCGGGCGAGCGCTATCCGGGCGTGGTCTCGGCCTTCGTCGGCTTCGAGGGCGACCTGCCGCCGGATACGCCGCACAGCACCACGTACCTGCTCTCGGCCGAGGACGCCGCAGCCCTGCCCGGCGCGATCCAGGGCAGCCTGGTGGTGCAGCTGCGTTCGCGCTACTGCGACGGCTTCGCCCCGCCCGGTCATTCGATCCTGCACTGCACTTACTTCAGCGACTACGACTACTGGAAGCGCCTGCGCAGCAGCGACCGCAAGCAGTACTGGGCGCTCAAGCGCCAGGTCGCCGAGTTCGTGCGCGACTTCCTCGAACGCCGCCACCCCGGCCTGGGCGCGCGCATCCGACTGGTCGACGTCGGCACTCCAGCCTCGACCGAACGCTACACCGGCAATTACAAGGGCGCGATCCTGGCCTGGAAATCACCGGAGGCCGACGATTTGATGGCCGATCTGGTCAAGAAAGACCGCATGCGCCTGCGCGGGCTGGGCGGCTTCTCGATGGCCGGCCATTGGGTGGGCGGCGGCGGCCTGATCCGCTCCGCCGCCACCGGCCGCTTCGCGATCCAGTTCCTGTGCCGGGAATTCGGCCTGCCGTTCAAGGCCTGGGAAAGCGGCAACACGGCACCGTGGCGGATCGAACAGCTCGGCCACTTCCCGCAACTGGACAAGGGACCGCCGCTGGAGCGAAGCGTGCCGAAACTGCGCGCCGTCGAATCCCCCGCCCCGATCGCAACGGCGCCCGTCGCCTGACCGCCAAGGAAGCCAGGACATGTCGCACACACCGGGCAACAGAGAAAGCATGATCATCATCGGCGCGGGGCTGGGCGGCCTGTCCACCGGCTGCTACGCGCAGATGAACGGCTACAAGACCCAGATCTTCGAGATGCACGAAATCCCCGGCGGCTGCTGCACCGCCTGGGAGCGCGGCGATTTCACCTTCGACTGCTGCATCAGCTGGCTGCTCGGCAACGGCCCGGGCAACGAGATGCACCAGATCTGGATGGAACTCGGCGCCCTGCAAGGCAAGCAGATGCGCCACTTCGACGTGTTCAACATCGTCCGCGGCAGCAACGGGCAGGTGGTGTACTTCTACTCCGACCCGGACCGGCTGGAAGCGCATCTGCTGGAAATCTCGCCGGCCGACGCCAAGCTGATCCGCGACTTCGTCGGCGGGCTGCGCAAGTTCCGCAAGGCGCTGGCGGTGTACCCCTTCCTCAAGCCGGTCGGGCTGATGGGGCGCTGGGAACGCTGGAAGATGCTGGCTTCCTTCATCCCCTACTTCAACGCCATCCGCAAGTCGATCACGGTGCTGATGACCGACTACTCGGCCAAGTTCAAGGACCCGTTCCTGCGCGAGGCGTTCAATTTCATCCTCTACGAAAAGCACCAGAACTTCCCGGTGCTGCCGTTCTACTTCCAGCTCGCCTCGCACGCGAATCTCTCGGCCGGCGTGCCCGAAGGCGGTTCGCTGGGCCTGGCCAAATCGATCGAGGCGCGCTACCGCCGGCTCGGCGGCCAGGTGCACTACAACGCCAAGGTCGAGGAGATCCTGGTCGAGGACGATCGCGCGGTCGGCGTGCGCCTGAGCGACGGTCGCGAGTTCCGCGCCGACATCGTGGTCTCCGCCGCCGACGGCTACACCACGATGATGCGCTTCCTCAAGGGCCGCTACCTCAACGACACCTTCCGCAAGCTCTATACCGAGACCATCAACGAACCGCACATGGTGTTTCCGGGCTATTTCATCGCCTTCCTCGGCCTGGACAAGCCCTTCCCCGAAGGCGAGCCGTGCACCACGTATCTGCTCGAACCGGAAGAGGCGGAGGAGATGATCGGCATCCGCCATCCCAGCATCAACGTGCAGTTCCGCAGCCGGCATTATCCCGAACTGGCGCCGGACGGCACCAGCATCGTCTACGCCACCTACTTCTGCGACATCGCGCCGTGGCGCGCGCTCAACGAAGGCCCCGAGCAGGTCAGCCGGGTGCGCAAGGGCGAGGAACTGCACACCCTGCCGGTGCGGCGCGGTCACGAGTACCACGCCGCCAAGCGCCGGGTCAGCAACGCCATGATCCGCTTCCTGGAAAAGCGCTACCCCGGGCTCAAGGACTCGATCAGCGTGCGCGACGTGTCCAGCCCGCTGACCCAGGTGCGCTACACCGGCAACTTCGACGGCACCGTGCTCGGCTGGCAGCCGTTCGTGGAAAGCGGCGAGACCCTGGAGGAAGCGATCAAGGAACACGGCCCGGTGATGCAAGGCTTGTCGAACTTCTACATCTCCGGCGTGTGGGCGACCACCGGCGGTCTCATCCGCGCCGCCGCCGCCGGCCGCCACGTCATGCATTTCATCTGCAAGGACGACGGCAAGGACTTCACCGCCAGCATCGATGAAACCGCGCCGCCGCCGACCCACCTGATCGTACCGGTCGGTCCCGCCGCGCACGGCGTGGCGGCGCCGCAGGGCTTTCCGCAACTGGCCGCGGCGCGGGCGGTCGGCGCATGAGCGCGGCCGCGGCGACGGATCGCCGCGCGGTCGGCGGGCTGATGCTGGCGGTGTTCCTGGGCGCGCTGGAGCAGACCGTGGTCGCGACCGCGCTGCCGGCGATCGTGCGCGAACTGCAGCGTATCGACCTGCTCGGCTGGACGATCTCGATCTATCTGCTCGCCACCGCCGCGGCCACGCCGGTGATCGCCAAACTCGGCGACCTGCACGGCCGGCGCCGGCTGATGCACGCCTGCGTCGCGCTGTTCGTCCTGGGCTCGCTGGCCTGCGCGCTGGCGCCGAGCCTGCCGGCGCTGATCGCCGCACGCGCCGTGCAAGGCGTCGGCGGCGCCGGACTGATCGTGATCGCGCAGGCGTCGGTCGCCGAAATCGCCGGGCCGCGCGAACGCAGCCGATACACCGGACTGTTCGCGATGGTGTGGGCGTTGGCCGGCCTGATCGGACCGGTGCTCGGCGGCTTGCTGACCGATACGCTGGGCTGGCGCGCGGTGTTCTGGATCAACTTGCCGCTGGGCGC is part of the Lysobacter firmicutimachus genome and encodes:
- a CDS encoding HSAF biosynthetic non-ribosomal peptide synthetase/polyketide synthase; amino-acid sequence: MTDPSKNAPHRDHADGAAPAAAEAAAQAAADRAHEPLERIAIVGIGCRLPGGACDHRGFWQNLIEGKDCLTDTPLNRYDVATLGSRDKSKPGRLVGGRGGYIDGFDEFDPAFFGISPREADYMDPQQRKLLEVAWEALEDGGQKPAELAGRDIGVFVGAFTLDYKIVQFADLSFETLAAHTATGTMMTMASNRISYCFDFRGPSLSIDTACSSSLVAVHLACQSLRRRETSLALAGGTLLHMTPQYTIAETKGGFLSPEGKSRTFDAAANGYVRAEGVGLVALKRLDDAVRDGDPIYAVIVGTGVNQDGHSNGITVPNPDAQVALIERVCREAGIAPGSLQYMEAHGTSTPVGDPIEAKALGRALAVGRKPGDECYVGSVKTNIGHTEAAAGVAGLIKTALALKHKTIPPHINLQTVNPDIDLASMPYKIPTQVTPWPAHEGPARAGVNSFGFGGTNAHVLLEEAPARTPRATTADDSAGRAAGGYNVLPLSARDASVLPALAEGIARELDREGDEAVDLRDLGYTLAHRRQHLESRLSIVYDSRESLRERLAAFAAGEAHPHLVADERRATPPKLAWVFTGMGPQWWAMGRQLFENEPVYREVIERCDRELAKHVDWSLIAEMNAAEADSKMSETWLAQPANFAVQIALAAMWRAKGVRPDAIVGHSTGEVAAFYEAGVYTLEQAVRVVVHRSRLQQKLVDTGTMLAVSLTEAEALRRVRPYGDRVSVAAVNSPTAITLAGDQDALAELAEKLQAEQLFAKFLAVRVPYHSAKMDLIKDELLESLDGLAPHPAQVPLYMTAKPGIAAGHELDAGYWWENVRNSVGFRAAIDQMAHDGYDLFLEIGPHPVLGHSINECFAARGASARSLPSIRRQEDEAARFAASLGGLHNLGAAIDWSALHPQGRPLPLPRYPFKRDRYWVEPRPVEQVRLGQLDHGLLGRRMAVAEPTWEAKLDAERMPYLEDHRIQGNVLFPAAGYIEMATQAVRALTGGHEAAIADIELRKALFLSDAEAATVQLSFASDGATFQVSSLSADGQDRTVHASGSVRASQGRRTGAPLDLRAVRERSPLFLARSACYDALAKMGYHYGPAFQGIEEVWVGRGEALARIVPTERLHGDAAGHHFHPAMLDACFQTLLTPQILQQAEDGPADTGIRLPLSIEEVRTDAIGDRALWVHASVRHDGGDELIGDIAVYDEHGAPLGHVAGFRAANVENASAKVNLATIDNWLAETRWVELPPIAAADETVAAAVDEAAPADESAAAGWLILADAQGVGDELATLAQARGERVHIVRPGKRYKLEKDLRESTVVPGAFKDLQRLFADLAKAGEGAFARVVHLWNLDQPHLEQVDATELKAGNARGAYSLIALSQSLLASQPDARLHVATRAAQAVADRDDVEPLGAPAWGIGRVLWYQELVAQRGKLIDLQAAGEETAEAADAARRSEAQALLAEVLQQDEDEIALRDGKRYTSRLQPAAGLNKPLPLRLRADGAYLVTGAFGALGRLLCRTLVKRGARKLILVGRSKLPPRAQWRDTDPASAIGRNVRFIKQLELLGAEPILAQLDVTDEGALAAWLQDYKQRDLPPIRGAFHLAGQVRDTLLGEMTRDAFDPVYDPKVIGGWLLHRHLIDQPLEHFVLFASIASLVTTAGQTNYAAGNAFLDALAHHRRALGLPALSLDWGPWATGMIEELGLIDHYRNSRGMSSLSPDAGMDVLERVIGQDRAQLLVATVVDWPIFLAWYASPPPLVSELAKHGAGADSGERGSFVETFRAADGDTRRRLLDERFHALIAQVMRIKSEQIDTDASLNALGLDSLLAMELRARIHTELKVALPVVTLLSSSSIGTLGDQLYAGLAELVAGDGEDAGDSGFVAHGDETRYPLTQNQNALWFLKQLNPDGFAYNIGGAVEVRTELEPELMFEAVRRLIARHPSLRANFMLDQGQAVQKISAEGKHDLALFDVQDKPWDEVYQQIIREYRKPYDLEHDPLVRFRLFKRGKDRWVIMKAVHHIISDAISTFTFIEELLEIYEGLRRGEQVELAPVRARYLDFLNWQNRFLATRDAAKMLDYWQDHLPAQVPILNLPTDKPRPIVQTHNGASEFFALDPELSARIHQLARDNGVTVFMVLLSAYYLLLHRYTGQDDVIVGSPVMGRTQEEFAQVYGYFVNPLPLHVNLASQPNIAELLAQVQRIVLNGLDNQEYPFVLLVEKLGLQHDPSRSAVFQAMFILLAHKVATEKYGYRLEYIELPEEEGQFDLTLSAYEDEADQRFHCVFKYNTDLFLPQTMQRLAGHYVNLLEELTRAPATTSIARLRLLGDDERRTVLEQWSGAADTVAADRPAHELIGEIARARPDAIAVSAPSESGAVRQLGYGELERRSNRLARKLRELGVGEGTVVALCLDKSPELIVTLLAVLKAGGAYLPLDPDYPAERLAYMATHAEARFAVVDETRRARLAGWGGEVLTPDDLHLIADADTDASALDLAVPLSATAYVIYTSGSTGKPKAVRVTHANLASAYAGWQREYRLGETQAHLQMASFSFDVFAGDLVRALCSGAKLVLVPRELLFNTERLYRTMLDERVDAAEFVPAVVRSVMDYCEREGKRLDFMRLLAVGSDVWKVEEYRRLRALAGPSSRVVNSYGLSEATIDSTYFEGPTDDLDPSRMVPIGRPFPNSELYILDAHRQPVPAGVPGELWIGGAGVSAGYVGDDAQTAQRFVELELGDGRLRRLYRTGDLARWSASGEVQLIGRVDSQVKVRGHRVEIGEIESQLAAWPAIREAVLTVREDGRGEASLCAYCVPAESGVALNWRALREHLASYLPTFMIPARFVQLDALPLSANGKVDLAALPAPDANAGAAEFEPPTTLFELRMAEHWQRLLGLEQVGLQDDFFEVGGSSIKLIELIYNLQTEFNIAIAVSQLFKVTTLHGMAKTVEAISTGRIAGAQPYLRFNVGHGQTIFCFPPAGGHGLVYRQLAVHLPEYEFVSFNYILGDEKVASYADLIEGIHADGHCTLFGYSLGGNLAFEVAKELERRGREVPNVVIMDSYRIPESFELGNEHFEAFERELSEHLRKHTGSDIVAEETLQQAKDYIRFCSQTPNTGVISAPVSVISDEDKVVFYGNGQRGTWHGSSSTRTEVFKGFGKHADMLDQDYIALNAALARGILVGEVSDAG
- a CDS encoding NAD(P)/FAD-dependent oxidoreductase, producing the protein MPADSGHRPEAPAPAGAKSPVGPRWEARARGPGDKPRVIVIGAGVAGLASGCYGQMSGMETRIFEKHVLPGGCCTAWSRQGYIFDYCIEWLNGTAVGNDANRVWRELGALDGKSIRLFDSFNTVSDEHGRSVTFYNDPDRLERHLIELSPVDAPLIRQFCADLRRFAGMALHPFLKPPPLENWRDKYATLRQVLPAFRLFWRNGATQMNDFADRFQDPLLRRGLRNIFFQDPGNFSLVPYLYNIAEAHNGNVGFPQGGSLGLSRSIESRYLELGGRIDYRARVSRILVENGRAVGIELKNGERHYADHVIAACDGLTALRSLLDGKYGNPRVDKLYDQVLDRPGERYPGVVSAFVGFEGDLPPDTPHSTTYLLSAEDAAALPGAIQGSLVVQLRSRYCDGFAPPGHSILHCTYFSDYDYWKRLRSSDRKQYWALKRQVAEFVRDFLERRHPGLGARIRLVDVGTPASTERYTGNYKGAILAWKSPEADDLMADLVKKDRMRLRGLGGFSMAGHWVGGGGLIRSAATGRFAIQFLCREFGLPFKAWESGNTAPWRIEQLGHFPQLDKGPPLERSVPKLRAVESPAPIATAPVA
- a CDS encoding phytoene desaturase family protein: MSHTPGNRESMIIIGAGLGGLSTGCYAQMNGYKTQIFEMHEIPGGCCTAWERGDFTFDCCISWLLGNGPGNEMHQIWMELGALQGKQMRHFDVFNIVRGSNGQVVYFYSDPDRLEAHLLEISPADAKLIRDFVGGLRKFRKALAVYPFLKPVGLMGRWERWKMLASFIPYFNAIRKSITVLMTDYSAKFKDPFLREAFNFILYEKHQNFPVLPFYFQLASHANLSAGVPEGGSLGLAKSIEARYRRLGGQVHYNAKVEEILVEDDRAVGVRLSDGREFRADIVVSAADGYTTMMRFLKGRYLNDTFRKLYTETINEPHMVFPGYFIAFLGLDKPFPEGEPCTTYLLEPEEAEEMIGIRHPSINVQFRSRHYPELAPDGTSIVYATYFCDIAPWRALNEGPEQVSRVRKGEELHTLPVRRGHEYHAAKRRVSNAMIRFLEKRYPGLKDSISVRDVSSPLTQVRYTGNFDGTVLGWQPFVESGETLEEAIKEHGPVMQGLSNFYISGVWATTGGLIRAAAAGRHVMHFICKDDGKDFTASIDETAPPPTHLIVPVGPAAHGVAAPQGFPQLAAARAVGA